Proteins encoded in a region of the Dryobates pubescens isolate bDryPub1 chromosome 14, bDryPub1.pri, whole genome shotgun sequence genome:
- the RAD54B gene encoding DNA repair and recombination protein RAD54B, whose translation MEGKDIGRGSGYKSKELESLEEGQTLMVGGKEIEVMGVISADDFSSGRCFQAGIGTHDTVPAALSQANLKSFCKPFKAVCQASTKENILKGPQSCKPRHDPSASNSLVMPKPSASHQWMFNKAGLPVVDVVVDPYIANNLRPHQREGILFLYECVMGMRVSGRFGAILADEMGLGKTLQCIALVWTLLRQGPYGCRPVLKRALIVTPGSLVKNWRKEFQKWLGSERIKVFTVDQDHKVEEFLSSPLYSVLIISYEMLLRCLDQVQAVEFSLLICDEGHRLKNSSIKTTTALTALSCERRILLTGTPIQNDLQEFYALIEFVNPGILGSLSTYRKVYEEPIVKSREPSATEEEKELGEKRAAELTRLTGLFILRRTQEVINQFLPPKKESIIFCLPTALQLQLYRKLLSSRVIRSCLQGRLENSPHLVCIGALKKLCNHPCLLFKALKEKSCDPVSGEQDESSLYEGVIDVFPQDYTAETFSESDSGKLQVLLRLLAAIQELSPSERVVLVSNYTQTLNILQETCRRYGYSYTRLDGHTPVSQRQQIVDAFNSKFSPAFIFLLSSKAGGVGLNLVGASHLVLYDIDWNPATDIQAMARVWRDGQKHTVHIYRLLTTGSIEEKIYQRQISKQDLSGAVVDLSKTSEHIHFSVEELRNLFTLHEDSSCVTHDLLECDCMGRSEFQNSSSEEPSVSRSCQLGQNQTKANSKKALSMSQLMQWKHFSGHHQALDDPFLERIKGNVSFIFQNVTNSPSLSC comes from the exons ATGGAAGGCAAAGACATTGGAAGAG GTTCAGGCTATAAATCTAAGGAGCTGGAGAGTCTCGAAGAAGGCCAAACACTGATGGTTGGAGGAAAAGAAATCGAAGTGATGGGTGTGATTTCAGCAGATGACTTCAGCAGTGGCAGATGTTTCCAAGCTGGAATAGGGACTCATGACACAgtcccagctgctctctctcaAGCCAATCTGAAATCATTCTGTAAACCATTCAAAGCTGTCTGTCAAGCCAGCACTAAAGAGAATATCCTCAAAGGTCCTCAAAGCTGCAAACCTCGCCACGATCCCAGCGCTTCAA ATTCCCTGGTGATGCCCAAACCAAGTGCCAGCCATCAGTGGATGTTCAACAAGGCTGGGCTGCCTGTGGTGGATGTGGTTGTGGATCCTTACATCGCAAATAACCTCCGACCTCACCAGAGGGAAGGAATTCTCTTTCTCTATGAATGTGTGATGGGAATGAG AGTGAGTGGCAGATTTGGAGCCATTCTTGCTGATGAAATGGGCTTAGGCAAAACCTTGCAGTGCATCGCTCTGGTCTGGACCCTGCTGCGCCAGGGGCCCTACGGCTGCAGACCTGTGCTCAAGAGAGCTCTAATTGTCACCCCTGGGAGCCTGGTGAAGAACTGGAGAAAGGAATTTCAGAAGTGGTTGGGAAGTGAAAGGATCAAAGTCTTCACAGTTGATCAG GACCATAAAGTAGAAGAATTCCTCAGCTCCccactctattctgttctgatcATCAGCTATGAGATGCTGCTGAGATGCTTGGACCAGGTGCAGGCTGTGGAGTTCAGCCTCCTCATCTGTGATGAAGGCCATCGCCTGAAAAACAGCTCCATTAagaccaccacagccctcaCTGCTCTGTCCTGTGAGAGGAGAATTCTCCTCACTG GTACTCCAATCCAAAATGACCTGCAAGAATTTTATGCATTAATAGAATTTGTGAATCCAGGAATACTTGGTTCTCTATCCACCTACAGAAAGGTATATGAGGAGCCAATTGTCAAGTCCAGAGAACCTTCAGCAACAGAG GAGGAGAAGGAGCTAGGAGaaaaaagagcagcagagctcacacGCCTCACTGGACTCTTTATTCTGaggagaacacaggaggttaTCAACCAGTTCCTGCCCCCCAAAAAGGAGAGCATCATCTTCTGCCTAcctacagcactgcagctgcagttgtATCGAAAACTGCTTAGCTCCAGAGTGATCAGGTCCTGCCTGCAAGGCAGGCTGGAAAACAGCCCTCACCTGGTCTGTATAGGAGCTCTGAAAAAGCTCTGCAATCATCCATGTCTTCTGTTTAAAGCTCTGAAG GAAAaaagctgtgatcctgtgtctgGTGAACAGGATGAGTCCAGCCTCTATGAAGGTGTGATAGATGTCTTTCCACAAGACTACACTGCAGAGACTTTCTCTGAAAGTGATTCAGGAaaactgcaggtgctgctgaggctgctagCAGCAATCCAAGAGCTGAGCCCTTCTGAGAG GGTTGTCCTGGTGTCCAATTACACTCAGACATTAAACATATTACAGGAGACATGCCGACGTTATGGATACTCTTACACcaggcttgatggccacactccTGTCTCCCAGAGACAACAGATTGTTGATGCTTTCAATAGCAAATTCAGTCCAGCTTTTATCTTTCTGCTGAGCTCAAAGGCTGGTGGAGTAGGGCTGAATCTGGTTGGAGCTTCTCATTTGGTCCTGTATGATATCGACTGGAATCCAGCGACAGACATTCAG gcaATGGCTAGAGTGTGGAGAGATGGCCAGAAACATACTGTGCACATCTACAGGCTGCTGACCACAG GCTCAATAGAAGAAAAGATTTATCAAAGACAGATAAGCAAACAAGACCTTTCTGGGGCAGTTGTGGACCTCTCCAAGACATCTGAACACATCCATTTTTCTGTGGAGGAGCTTAGGAACCTCTTTACTCTTCATGAAGACTCCAGCTGTGTTACCCATGACTTGCTTGAGTGTGACTGCATGGGAAGGAGTGAGTTTCAAA aTTCTTCCTCAGAAGAGCCTTCTGTATCTAgaagctgccagcttggccaaaACCAAACGAAGGCTAACTCAAAGAAAGCTCTCTCCATGTCACAGCTGATGCAATGGAaacacttctctgggcaccatCAGGCTCTTGATGACCCTTTCCTTGAAAGGATAAAAGGCaatgtttctttcattttccagaATGTAACCAATTCACCTTCTCTCTCCTGTTAA